A region of Thermococcus barossii DNA encodes the following proteins:
- a CDS encoding endonuclease III domain-containing protein produces MTGTKSGSLSLEGFTFDETWEEKRKRAGRIVEILMKTYPRERLLIGDPYRTLVHCIISQRMRDEVTYRVWGELFERYRDIETIANTPVEEMQRFLRERGVGLWKTKGEWIVKASRIILEEYGGKVPDDIHELMKLPGIGRKCANIVLAYGFGKQAIPVDTHVNRISKRLGLAPPGVPPEKVEEYLMRLIPRKKWIYVNHAMVDHGKNICNPIRPKCDSCPLRELCPYAKGLVTDADIKGKA; encoded by the coding sequence ATGACGGGAACAAAATCAGGCTCGTTAAGCCTTGAGGGCTTCACCTTCGATGAAACCTGGGAGGAGAAGAGGAAAAGGGCCGGGAGAATCGTCGAGATTTTGATGAAAACCTACCCGAGGGAGAGGCTCCTCATCGGCGACCCCTACCGAACTCTGGTTCACTGCATTATCTCCCAGCGCATGCGCGATGAGGTTACCTACCGCGTCTGGGGGGAGCTGTTCGAGAGGTACCGCGACATCGAGACTATAGCAAACACGCCGGTCGAGGAGATGCAGCGCTTTCTGAGGGAGCGTGGCGTCGGCCTCTGGAAGACAAAGGGTGAGTGGATAGTTAAGGCCTCGCGGATAATCCTCGAAGAGTACGGCGGGAAGGTGCCCGATGACATTCATGAGCTCATGAAACTCCCGGGAATCGGGAGGAAGTGCGCCAACATCGTTTTAGCTTACGGCTTCGGGAAGCAGGCTATCCCAGTTGATACCCACGTGAACAGGATAAGCAAGCGCCTCGGTTTGGCTCCACCGGGGGTTCCCCCGGAGAAGGTCGAGGAGTACCTGATGAGGCTAATCCCCAGGAAGAAGTGGATTTACGTGAACCACGCTATGGTCGACCACGGAAAGAACATATGCAACCCCATAAGGCCGAAGTGTGATTCCTGTCCGCTGAGGGAGCTGTGTCCCTACGCGAAGGGCCTCGTTACGGATGCGGATATAAAGGGAAAGGCTTAG
- a CDS encoding metallophosphoesterase, translated as MAVKRAIAIILALLAVAAVLSAPVKAETAVTPGDIILRPLPGVPAIGLPGDTIEVQPAEGVSIQGLQIVSILHGPYDLQILGTENGIVKAKIPEDIAPDVYFLVVKSDKGEVTIPNGVWVMKEAPEVLKIAQGSDFHVTSGSKMGFVCGEYFQKSIPEILKYCDDPIPMHSYTATDSFMTYYAMVDSGEVNLMISTGDDVDTNGDKKGYQLFDLAILHGTAAGMPFISIKGNHDHPPTYYSKYVGPRYFYEVIGNFLIIGLDSRGEERHPEMEQLQWMEDVLKSHPNKTVIVLVHHPFWYKTDEGKYGTIKGYTAFDDNDWNALLKYVSWDWAGKEGQYQDIARYFLQLVEKYNVRLVLAGHIHHDKPILYIDKDGNEHWFYTLTTTGAPDKTSNPPSKADLSHGYDVPSWYGSQVIYVYSNGTVAFPEVGDVLHPGISSLPVPQEFVVLRQNGEDGSAVHFFNDLGKSVSGPIVVEIPEGAKVDPDATTITYKVIAEREIGGNYYMLLNVTVPEGESQLVVVKEKDTQKPSVEFGYISPRKPKPGTLVKVFFDASDNVGIKSAKVEVIENGKVVATYPAFSTNPWDVKGNYFSQFTINSSEFTLRVVVEDFYGNKGETTYEHTASTTTTTSTPSEGGGICGPAALVAMALLPAFLRRRK; from the coding sequence ATGGCCGTTAAAAGAGCCATTGCAATAATTCTTGCCCTCCTCGCCGTTGCGGCGGTTTTATCGGCTCCAGTTAAGGCAGAGACCGCAGTGACTCCGGGCGACATCATTCTGAGGCCCCTACCGGGCGTTCCAGCGATTGGCCTTCCAGGGGACACGATAGAGGTGCAACCGGCAGAGGGCGTTTCAATCCAGGGATTACAGATAGTCTCGATTCTCCACGGTCCGTACGACCTCCAGATACTCGGAACCGAAAACGGAATCGTCAAGGCAAAGATACCTGAGGACATTGCCCCTGACGTGTACTTCCTTGTCGTTAAGAGCGACAAGGGAGAGGTGACCATTCCCAACGGCGTCTGGGTCATGAAGGAAGCTCCGGAGGTTCTCAAGATTGCCCAGGGAAGCGACTTCCACGTGACCAGCGGTTCGAAGATGGGCTTCGTGTGCGGGGAATACTTCCAGAAGAGCATCCCCGAGATACTCAAGTACTGCGACGACCCGATACCGATGCACAGCTACACGGCCACCGACAGCTTCATGACGTACTACGCCATGGTGGACAGCGGCGAGGTAAACCTCATGATAAGCACGGGCGACGACGTTGACACCAACGGCGACAAGAAGGGCTATCAGCTCTTTGACCTGGCGATCCTCCACGGAACGGCCGCAGGGATGCCGTTCATAAGCATCAAGGGCAACCACGACCACCCGCCCACCTACTACTCGAAGTACGTCGGTCCCAGGTACTTCTACGAGGTCATCGGGAACTTCCTCATAATCGGCCTTGACAGCCGCGGTGAGGAGAGGCATCCGGAGATGGAACAGCTCCAGTGGATGGAGGACGTCCTGAAATCCCACCCGAACAAGACGGTCATAGTCCTCGTGCACCACCCGTTCTGGTACAAGACCGATGAGGGCAAGTACGGTACCATAAAGGGCTACACCGCTTTCGATGACAACGACTGGAACGCCCTCCTGAAATACGTCAGCTGGGACTGGGCAGGAAAGGAGGGTCAGTACCAGGACATAGCCAGGTACTTCCTCCAGCTCGTGGAGAAGTACAACGTCAGGCTCGTCCTGGCAGGCCACATACACCACGACAAGCCAATACTGTACATTGACAAGGACGGGAACGAACACTGGTTCTACACCCTGACCACCACGGGGGCGCCGGACAAAACAAGCAACCCGCCGAGCAAGGCGGACTTGTCCCATGGCTACGACGTCCCCTCATGGTATGGTTCCCAGGTCATATACGTTTACTCCAACGGCACCGTTGCTTTCCCAGAGGTGGGCGACGTTCTCCACCCGGGGATAAGCTCCCTGCCCGTTCCCCAGGAGTTCGTCGTTCTCAGGCAGAACGGTGAAGATGGAAGCGCCGTGCACTTCTTCAACGACCTGGGCAAATCCGTCAGCGGTCCGATAGTGGTCGAAATACCCGAGGGAGCCAAGGTCGACCCCGACGCGACCACCATAACCTACAAGGTTATCGCCGAGAGGGAGATAGGCGGCAATTACTACATGCTGCTGAACGTCACGGTGCCCGAGGGCGAGAGCCAGCTGGTGGTGGTCAAGGAGAAGGACACCCAGAAGCCGAGTGTCGAGTTCGGTTACATCTCACCGAGGAAGCCGAAGCCGGGAACGCTCGTTAAGGTCTTCTTCGACGCCAGCGACAACGTCGGGATAAAGAGTGCCAAGGTTGAGGTCATTGAAAACGGAAAGGTCGTGGCGACCTACCCAGCGTTCTCTACCAACCCCTGGGACGTCAAGGGCAACTACTTCAGCCAGTTCACGATAAACTCCTCGGAATTCACCCTGAGGGTTGTCGTTGAGGACTTCTACGGCAACAAGGGCGAGACCACGTACGAACACACTGCATCCACAACCACGACAACAAGTACTCCCTCTGAGGGCGGGGGCATCTGTGGCCCCGCGGCTCTGGTGGCTATGGCCCTTCTCCCGGCATTCCTCAGGAGAAGGAAGTGA
- a CDS encoding DUF6849 domain-containing protein: protein MRLVLRPLFEAELPADFGEVIKNKLTGREVRTGEEIEVELLGKPLRFKVLLAEPSPLKVGRNTKVEFSTGVAEVLDFEFDEPVREVVPFDGGFVVVLSRKVLILNHIGQKIYSDEFEELNEVRVSKETVVIIHDGNKIRLVKP, encoded by the coding sequence GTGAGGCTCGTTCTCAGACCCCTCTTCGAGGCAGAACTGCCGGCAGATTTCGGCGAGGTCATAAAGAACAAGCTCACCGGGAGGGAGGTCAGAACCGGGGAGGAGATTGAGGTTGAGCTCCTCGGAAAGCCACTGCGCTTTAAGGTTCTTCTGGCCGAGCCATCGCCGCTGAAGGTGGGCAGGAACACGAAGGTGGAGTTCTCGACAGGGGTTGCGGAGGTTTTGGACTTCGAGTTCGACGAGCCGGTGAGGGAAGTTGTTCCCTTTGATGGCGGCTTTGTCGTTGTGCTTAGCAGAAAGGTTCTAATTCTGAACCACATCGGGCAAAAGATTTATAGCGATGAGTTCGAGGAACTTAACGAAGTTAGGGTCTCCAAAGAAACAGTGGTGATAATCCATGACGGGAACAAAATCAGGCTCGTTAAGCCTTGA
- a CDS encoding ATP-binding cassette domain-containing protein, whose product MKAIEVENLVKKYGDFEAVKGISFDVKQGEIFAFLGPNGAGKTTTVHVLTTLLKPTAGKAIVAGHDVVKEPIEVRRKIGIVFQDPSVDRELTAYENMLIHGRIYGVENLKEKIERLLKFVELWEFKDRPVKFFSGGMQRRLEIARSLLHEPEILFLDEPTIGLDPQTRAHIWDYIRAMKEEHNMTIFLTTHYMDEAEQLADRIAIMDHGKIIAEGTAEELKKLVGSDIIYLKLQAREELRCLKADFIKGCKMLPDGRIRLDVDNAAEALPRLFELAKESGVKILEVTYHRPTLNDVFLHLTGREIRDEGGEANVARMIMKARMRR is encoded by the coding sequence ATGAAGGCGATTGAGGTTGAGAACCTCGTTAAGAAGTACGGCGACTTTGAGGCCGTTAAGGGTATTTCGTTCGATGTAAAGCAGGGAGAGATATTTGCCTTCCTCGGCCCGAACGGGGCCGGGAAGACCACGACGGTTCACGTCCTCACGACGTTGCTGAAGCCAACGGCCGGGAAGGCCATAGTCGCCGGCCACGACGTCGTCAAGGAACCGATAGAAGTCAGAAGGAAGATAGGTATAGTCTTCCAGGATCCAAGCGTTGATAGGGAACTCACCGCCTACGAGAACATGCTCATTCACGGCAGGATATACGGCGTTGAGAACCTGAAGGAGAAGATAGAGCGCCTCCTCAAGTTTGTCGAGCTGTGGGAGTTCAAGGACAGGCCTGTCAAGTTCTTCTCGGGCGGAATGCAGAGAAGGCTTGAGATAGCCCGCTCGCTGCTCCACGAGCCCGAAATACTCTTCCTCGACGAGCCGACCATAGGCCTCGACCCACAGACCAGGGCGCACATCTGGGACTACATCAGGGCCATGAAGGAGGAGCACAACATGACGATATTCCTCACCACCCACTACATGGATGAGGCCGAGCAGTTAGCCGACAGGATAGCGATAATGGATCACGGGAAGATAATCGCCGAGGGGACGGCGGAGGAACTGAAAAAGCTCGTCGGCAGCGACATAATCTACCTGAAGCTCCAGGCAAGGGAGGAACTCAGGTGCCTCAAGGCTGATTTCATTAAGGGTTGCAAGATGCTCCCGGACGGGAGGATCAGGCTGGACGTGGACAACGCGGCAGAGGCGCTTCCAAGGCTCTTCGAGCTGGCGAAGGAGAGCGGAGTTAAAATCCTCGAAGTCACATACCACAGGCCGACGCTCAACGACGTCTTCCTGCACCTCACCGGCCGGGAAATCAGGGACGAGGGCGGAGAGGCCAACGTGGCAAGGATGATAATGAAGGCGAGGATGAGGAGGTGA
- a CDS encoding DUF447 domain-containing protein: MLELFREGQVYEVLLVTKSNVTPVGVVRRGNLLFFKLFGGKSAEELKGHPYASIQITNDAELLVRLGLNLPVSLEFEESGGFRWIRGLPGFYGRVDAREELYEDELGETTILACSLAPEGEIRGNLPNRPLSRVDCVLIEMAVDLTRLPVAIEKGKDEVARRLGKRIEENYTLYRRFGGSSEIAERIVEWAGEILDGVS; this comes from the coding sequence ATGCTGGAGCTGTTTAGGGAGGGGCAGGTCTACGAGGTTCTGCTGGTCACGAAGTCAAACGTCACCCCCGTGGGTGTTGTGAGGAGAGGAAACCTGCTGTTCTTCAAGCTGTTCGGAGGGAAGAGTGCTGAGGAGCTTAAGGGGCATCCGTATGCATCGATACAGATAACAAACGACGCCGAGCTCCTCGTGAGACTCGGCCTGAACCTGCCGGTGAGCCTTGAGTTCGAGGAGAGCGGGGGCTTCAGATGGATTAGGGGACTCCCCGGATTCTACGGAAGGGTCGATGCCCGCGAAGAGCTCTACGAGGACGAGCTTGGGGAGACCACGATTCTGGCGTGCTCCCTGGCCCCGGAGGGGGAGATAAGGGGAAACCTCCCGAACAGACCCCTAAGCAGGGTGGACTGCGTGCTGATAGAGATGGCGGTTGACCTAACGCGGCTCCCTGTGGCCATTGAGAAGGGGAAAGACGAGGTGGCCAGAAGGCTTGGGAAACGAATAGAAGAAAATTACACCCTGTACAGACGGTTTGGGGGGAGTTCGGAAATCGCGGAAAGAATCGTGGAATGGGCTGGGGAGATTCTGGATGGAGTTTCATGA
- a CDS encoding potassium channel family protein, producing MEEWDEIEVPRNVKDIFVEMKNTAELMVDLAYSSILFNEEEMAEEVLELEEYLDLLNYHLMVHAVLAARSPKEAEQITSILHMAHAIDDMSNAAADLAKMVLEGVELHPVITEAILGSEEIIGKIYVSADSILVGKTLEELDLATNTGVWIVAVRRGKRWIFDPDGDFKIFPGDILIGRGTNTSIDYLKEIARGNIKVMGNE from the coding sequence GTGGAAGAGTGGGACGAAATCGAGGTTCCGAGGAACGTTAAGGACATCTTCGTTGAGATGAAGAACACCGCCGAGCTGATGGTTGACCTGGCCTACTCCTCGATACTCTTCAACGAGGAGGAGATGGCCGAAGAGGTGCTTGAGCTTGAGGAGTACCTCGACCTGCTCAACTACCACCTCATGGTTCACGCAGTTTTGGCGGCTAGAAGCCCCAAGGAGGCCGAGCAGATAACGTCCATCCTCCACATGGCCCACGCCATAGATGACATGTCCAACGCCGCCGCGGACCTGGCGAAGATGGTTCTTGAAGGTGTTGAACTTCACCCAGTCATAACCGAAGCAATACTCGGGAGCGAGGAGATAATAGGCAAAATCTACGTTTCGGCCGATTCGATACTGGTGGGCAAAACCCTGGAGGAGCTGGATTTGGCCACGAACACCGGAGTATGGATAGTCGCGGTGAGAAGGGGCAAGCGCTGGATTTTCGACCCCGACGGGGACTTCAAGATATTCCCGGGGGACATACTCATAGGAAGGGGAACGAACACCTCCATAGACTACCTCAAGGAGATAGCCAGAGGCAACATCAAGGTGATGGGCAATGAGTGA
- a CDS encoding phosphoglycerate kinase, with product MFRLTDFSYHDRTVFLRTDLNSPVKDGKIISDARFRAVLPTIIYLLEHGAKLVIGTHQSKPYKGDYITTEQHAEILSGLLGQEVEYVEDIFGRYAREKIGSLKPGEAIMLENLRFSAEEIKYKPIEECEKTFFVRKLAPLIDYVVNDAFAAAHRSQPSLVGFARLKPMIMGFLMEKEVRALTKAYETQEKPRVYVLGGAKVDDSLRVAENVLRNGRAEVILTGGLVGHVFTLAKGFHLGDTNLEFMERRGLLELVDWAEEILNDFYPYVRTPVDFAVDYRGERVEVDLLSEEKWLFDGHPILDIGSRTVEKYREVLLNAKIIVANGPMGVFEREEFAVGTVGVFRAIGESKAFSIVGGGHSIASIYKHNITGISHVSTGGGAMLSFFAGEKLPVLEAFKESYERFKGLLKG from the coding sequence ATGTTCAGGCTCACGGACTTCAGCTATCACGACAGGACAGTGTTTCTGAGGACCGACCTGAATTCCCCGGTCAAGGATGGCAAAATCATCAGCGACGCCCGCTTTAGGGCGGTTCTCCCGACGATAATATACCTCCTTGAGCACGGGGCCAAGCTCGTCATAGGAACACACCAAAGCAAGCCGTACAAGGGGGATTACATAACTACCGAGCAGCACGCCGAGATACTCAGCGGGCTCCTCGGCCAGGAGGTTGAATACGTCGAGGACATCTTCGGGAGGTACGCGAGAGAGAAGATAGGCTCGCTTAAACCCGGGGAGGCCATAATGCTCGAAAATCTCCGCTTTTCTGCAGAGGAGATCAAATACAAGCCGATTGAGGAATGTGAGAAAACTTTCTTCGTGAGGAAGCTTGCCCCGCTCATCGATTACGTCGTGAACGACGCCTTTGCCGCCGCCCACAGAAGCCAGCCATCGCTGGTGGGCTTCGCAAGGCTCAAGCCGATGATAATGGGTTTTCTGATGGAGAAAGAGGTCCGGGCGCTCACAAAGGCCTATGAAACCCAGGAGAAGCCGAGGGTCTACGTTCTCGGAGGGGCGAAGGTGGACGATTCCCTCCGCGTGGCCGAGAACGTGCTGAGGAACGGCAGGGCGGAGGTCATACTCACCGGTGGACTTGTCGGTCACGTCTTCACCCTCGCCAAGGGCTTCCACCTCGGAGACACAAACCTGGAGTTCATGGAGAGGAGGGGCCTCCTCGAACTGGTGGACTGGGCCGAGGAGATACTCAACGACTTTTACCCCTACGTGAGGACTCCCGTTGATTTCGCCGTTGATTACAGGGGCGAGCGCGTTGAGGTTGACCTTCTGAGCGAGGAGAAGTGGCTTTTCGACGGGCACCCGATCCTCGACATCGGCTCCAGAACCGTTGAGAAGTACCGCGAGGTTCTGCTCAATGCCAAGATAATAGTGGCCAACGGGCCGATGGGCGTCTTCGAGCGCGAGGAGTTCGCGGTTGGAACGGTCGGAGTCTTCAGGGCGATAGGCGAGAGCAAAGCCTTCAGCATAGTCGGGGGAGGCCACTCAATAGCGAGCATCTACAAGCACAACATTACCGGAATAAGCCACGTCTCAACCGGTGGTGGCGCAATGCTGAGCTTCTTCGCCGGCGAAAAGCTCCCCGTCCTTGAGGCGTTCAAGGAGAGCTACGAGCGCTTCAAGGGTCTTCTCAAAGGGTAA
- a CDS encoding ABC transporter permease: MQVFLTMIYRELKRFSRSRARVIGSIINPLIWLIFFGKGWSGVFDNPMAAPIFGGVDYMTYLVPGIIAMTVFNMSFMQGITLIWDKQFGFLKEILVAPASRTEAILGRITGGALMAMIQGVIILALSFTMADLRVSGILPALGLSFLVGLAIAGMGVAIALKMSSMEGFQMIVMMIMLPMTFLSGAFYPIKTMPEWMQWLAKVNPLTYAVDGSRYYLAGVEPTFGIVTDWVVLIGLAALFAGIAALGFRKATID, encoded by the coding sequence ATGCAGGTCTTCCTCACGATGATATACCGCGAGCTGAAGCGCTTTTCCCGCTCACGAGCGAGGGTTATCGGAAGTATAATCAACCCGCTCATCTGGCTCATATTCTTCGGAAAGGGCTGGAGCGGTGTCTTCGACAACCCCATGGCGGCTCCGATATTCGGAGGCGTCGACTACATGACCTACCTGGTGCCTGGAATAATAGCCATGACGGTCTTCAACATGAGCTTCATGCAGGGCATAACGCTCATCTGGGACAAGCAGTTCGGCTTCCTGAAGGAGATTCTCGTTGCTCCCGCAAGCAGGACGGAGGCAATCCTCGGCAGAATCACAGGAGGGGCGCTCATGGCCATGATACAGGGCGTCATAATCCTGGCACTCAGCTTCACGATGGCTGACCTCAGGGTGAGCGGAATACTCCCGGCGCTGGGGTTGAGCTTCCTCGTGGGCCTGGCCATAGCGGGCATGGGAGTGGCGATAGCCCTCAAGATGAGTAGCATGGAAGGCTTCCAGATGATCGTCATGATGATAATGCTCCCCATGACGTTCCTCAGCGGGGCTTTCTACCCAATAAAGACGATGCCCGAGTGGATGCAGTGGCTGGCGAAGGTGAACCCCCTCACCTACGCGGTGGACGGCTCCCGCTATTACCTTGCGGGGGTCGAGCCGACCTTCGGAATCGTCACCGACTGGGTGGTGCTAATCGGCCTCGCCGCGCTCTTCGCGGGAATTGCCGCACTTGGCTTCAGGAAGGCCACGATAGACTGA
- a CDS encoding PadR family transcriptional regulator, whose translation MERPSFKGYMKILVLDLLREPMHGYGIMSELENLYGIKLSAGTVYPILSSLRRSGLIKVAGTGARDRKTYILTEKGRMYLEEHAEELDEVKRRMRAYRAFLELGGDELRAAFREFFESADKLTDEQREMIQRLFTGCARELRLILLGGGSYEGD comes from the coding sequence ATGGAGCGTCCGAGCTTCAAGGGTTACATGAAGATACTCGTGTTGGACCTCCTCCGGGAGCCGATGCACGGCTACGGAATAATGTCCGAACTTGAGAACCTCTACGGGATAAAACTGAGCGCGGGAACAGTTTATCCAATACTCTCCTCCCTGAGGAGAAGCGGGCTTATTAAGGTAGCTGGAACTGGAGCACGGGACAGAAAAACATACATCCTCACGGAGAAGGGGAGGATGTACTTAGAAGAGCACGCGGAGGAACTGGATGAAGTGAAGCGCAGAATGCGTGCATACAGGGCCTTCCTTGAGCTGGGCGGCGACGAGCTGAGGGCTGCCTTCAGGGAATTCTTTGAGTCTGCGGACAAACTGACGGACGAGCAGAGAGAGATGATTCAGAGGCTCTTCACCGGCTGCGCGAGGGAGCTGAGGCTGATTCTTCTTGGAGGTGGAAGTTATGAAGGCGATTGA
- a CDS encoding potassium channel family protein, which produces MSELEEIRNCLIEMKDLSSLMVDLAFSSVMYNSEDIAEEVYLLEERMDELTLKVKKLALMLAKKEEDPLKLLSVIDMAEINEQISDAAYKISDLVLRDVEPHPIIRKIMEESEEELGRVTVHRGSVLHGKTLEQLKLPSKIGTRILAIKRGSRYIYNPGRNDVIKEGDVLIAVGSDLDRLRKLAGEEVEEEE; this is translated from the coding sequence ATGAGTGAGCTTGAAGAGATTAGGAACTGCCTCATAGAGATGAAGGACCTCTCATCGCTCATGGTTGATCTGGCCTTTTCCTCGGTGATGTACAACAGCGAGGACATAGCGGAGGAGGTTTACCTGCTTGAGGAGCGCATGGACGAGCTGACCCTCAAGGTCAAGAAGCTCGCTCTGATGCTTGCCAAGAAGGAGGAAGACCCGCTCAAGCTTCTCAGCGTCATAGACATGGCCGAGATAAACGAGCAGATAAGCGATGCCGCCTACAAAATATCCGACCTCGTGCTCCGCGACGTTGAGCCGCACCCGATAATCCGGAAGATAATGGAAGAGAGTGAGGAGGAACTCGGCAGGGTGACGGTTCACAGGGGCTCTGTTCTTCACGGCAAGACCCTCGAACAGCTCAAGCTCCCCAGCAAGATAGGAACCAGGATTCTGGCCATAAAGCGCGGGAGCAGGTACATCTACAACCCGGGACGGAACGACGTCATAAAGGAAGGCGATGTGCTCATAGCCGTTGGCTCCGACCTTGACAGGCTGAGGAAGCTGGCCGGCGAGGAAGTGGAAGAGGAGGAGTGA
- a CDS encoding restriction endonuclease — protein sequence MPWTQDIIMMAPEDVLIENVIELLKRMGFREYEKVSSKKDWGIDIVAIRDDPIAGMEKLVIAVHQKGLASSRDVNVFADLVDKYKADKGILISTAGFTKDAKVLISREYRGRIIPWDGEKLISLFHNYSLEPPEELLKMAESAKRKSEKKSPLNEFELDAPLLHEFSAQEVFKKVASFASSKYPIKPSGMSLQALSVTLSSAYIFSWSVEGGEEKDRAVVFSGEDIVLRATGDRKLSVPVTKALLNDSSTIQATERYIEVPISPSEAVLILKERAARELGVAEGKISIHERKKVYVPKLAKLDLKVGENTAKATVNLESGEVKFEISPLPDEYFIEKTEEIVLKQTGEEVLEKELKRDKGRVKISGRTRSFSFEITFNEYTGKPLSLEALLSDEALDELLRKTYPRGKVMNLEKGKKVAVADILLDDGIAVLEVDLTTGKHSEVRRLPSPEEAFKNAKDVIEGNFPLRNLEMSSYRVLEHKYLELTLESPDGRAVVKVDGATGDVLDYLVEITPERAKELVAERYPEFEITSVEGKDAEYVLKAENERHVVTIRLSKDGKLVEEVDRVLRKELAEKIALERAREIDEEASIDSISLNDNWEVEFTGKTKIGTLVLHRTTGEVIEENVRFTEMAIEAMYHEHLRMAFGEDEVKTERLTHYKDRGYINIKVSGAERFYYARIDTRTGKIISEDTAPIKGITAKLKQIQLDSKYK from the coding sequence ATGCCGTGGACCCAGGATATAATAATGATGGCACCTGAGGATGTTCTCATTGAAAACGTAATCGAGTTGCTCAAAAGAATGGGCTTCAGGGAGTACGAGAAGGTTTCAAGCAAGAAGGACTGGGGAATAGACATCGTGGCCATAAGGGACGATCCCATAGCTGGCATGGAGAAGCTCGTCATAGCCGTTCACCAGAAGGGGCTCGCATCATCGCGTGACGTCAACGTCTTCGCTGATCTCGTGGACAAGTACAAGGCTGACAAGGGGATACTCATCTCAACCGCGGGGTTCACCAAGGACGCCAAAGTTCTCATCTCCAGGGAGTACAGGGGGAGGATAATCCCCTGGGACGGGGAAAAGCTCATCTCGCTCTTCCACAACTACTCCCTTGAGCCACCGGAGGAGCTCCTCAAGATGGCCGAGAGCGCCAAGAGGAAATCCGAGAAAAAGAGTCCCCTGAATGAATTTGAGCTCGATGCTCCTCTCCTCCACGAGTTTTCCGCCCAGGAGGTGTTCAAAAAGGTCGCCTCCTTTGCCTCGTCTAAGTACCCAATCAAACCCTCCGGGATGAGCCTTCAGGCACTCTCCGTGACGCTCTCCAGCGCCTACATCTTCTCCTGGTCTGTGGAGGGAGGAGAGGAGAAGGACAGGGCAGTGGTCTTCTCGGGGGAGGACATAGTTCTGCGTGCAACAGGGGACAGGAAACTCAGCGTCCCGGTGACAAAGGCCCTCCTCAACGACTCGTCCACCATCCAGGCGACCGAGAGGTACATAGAGGTTCCAATAAGTCCGAGCGAGGCGGTTCTGATACTCAAGGAACGGGCCGCCAGAGAGCTGGGGGTTGCTGAGGGGAAGATTTCAATCCATGAACGGAAGAAGGTCTACGTCCCAAAGCTCGCCAAGCTCGACCTTAAGGTCGGTGAGAACACAGCGAAGGCCACCGTCAATCTGGAAAGCGGTGAGGTTAAGTTCGAGATAAGCCCCCTCCCTGACGAATACTTCATTGAAAAGACCGAGGAAATAGTCCTCAAGCAGACCGGCGAGGAAGTCCTTGAAAAGGAGCTGAAGAGGGACAAGGGCAGGGTGAAGATATCCGGTAGAACCAGGAGTTTTTCCTTTGAGATTACCTTCAACGAGTATACGGGAAAGCCCCTCAGCCTTGAGGCCCTTCTGAGCGACGAGGCGCTGGACGAACTCCTGAGAAAGACCTATCCGCGTGGAAAAGTGATGAACCTTGAGAAGGGCAAGAAGGTGGCCGTGGCGGATATTCTGCTGGATGATGGAATAGCGGTCCTTGAGGTTGACCTGACCACTGGAAAGCACTCCGAGGTCAGAAGGCTTCCCTCACCGGAGGAGGCATTCAAAAATGCCAAGGACGTCATAGAGGGTAACTTTCCGCTCAGAAACCTTGAAATGAGCTCGTACCGCGTGCTGGAGCACAAGTACCTGGAACTGACCCTTGAAAGCCCCGATGGCAGGGCGGTAGTTAAGGTGGACGGCGCCACAGGTGACGTTCTGGACTACCTCGTTGAGATAACCCCGGAGCGGGCCAAGGAACTGGTGGCCGAGAGGTATCCAGAGTTTGAGATAACCTCCGTTGAAGGAAAGGATGCAGAGTACGTACTCAAGGCCGAGAATGAAAGGCACGTGGTTACAATACGTCTCAGCAAGGACGGTAAGCTCGTTGAAGAGGTTGACCGCGTCCTGAGGAAGGAACTTGCCGAGAAGATAGCCTTGGAGCGCGCGAGAGAAATCGATGAGGAGGCGAGCATAGACTCGATATCCCTGAACGACAACTGGGAAGTCGAGTTCACCGGCAAAACGAAGATTGGAACCCTGGTTCTCCACAGGACCACCGGAGAGGTTATTGAAGAGAACGTGCGCTTCACGGAGATGGCGATAGAGGCCATGTACCACGAGCACCTGAGGATGGCCTTCGGGGAGGATGAGGTCAAGACCGAGCGGCTGACCCACTACAAGGACAGGGGGTACATAAACATCAAGGTCTCCGGCGCCGAGAGGTTCTACTACGCTCGGATAGATACCAGGACAGGAAAAATAATAAGCGAAGACACGGCACCTATAAAGGGAATAACGGCGAAGCTGAAGCAGATTCAGCTGGATAGCAAATACAAGTGA